From a region of the Triticum aestivum cultivar Chinese Spring chromosome 7D, IWGSC CS RefSeq v2.1, whole genome shotgun sequence genome:
- the LOC123164669 gene encoding receptor-like protein 9a isoform X2 has product MPRPCTMSPAMALLLCLAMLSSGGWCGGCRDDERATLLDIRGQFNYNSPLDWNSTDCCRWEGVSCSSPTARVTGLDLSILHSIASSRGLLNTTMFLPLQELQDLSLSGLKIQGCTPGAGFEVWSKLHRLKVLDLSYNGKLMESDVPSLVAILSLRSLFLNGNDFSSNMTIQQLSIMKLDTLDIGNNDIKGTIPTDICNMRDLQVLYLSDNLLFGEIPSCMQNLTSLRILGLSENSRLILKFPSLIFAKLTLLEKLSLVNNSLEGVLSLSSLQNHRQLTKLELASSGNDFHVQTENPATNLPAQIQVLVLRNCNLNGNSGIIPSFLLH; this is encoded by the exons ATGCCGCGCCCCTGCACCATGTCGCCGGCAATGGCCCTGCTACTATGCTTGGCGATGCTATCCAGTGGCGGCTGGTGCGGGGGGTGCAGGGACGATGAGAGGGCGACGCTTCTGGACATCCGCGGCCAGTTCAACTACAACTCGCCGCTGGACTGGAATAGCACAGATTGCTGCCGGTGGGAGGGGGTGAGCTGCAGCTCCCCCACAGCTCGTGTCACCGGCCTCGACCTCAGCATACTGCACAGTATTGCCTCCAGCAGAGGCCTACTCAACACCACCATGTTCCTCCCCTTGCAAGAGCTGCAGGATCTGTCCCTGAGCGGCCTCAAGATACAAGGATGCACACCCGGTGCAG GCTTTGAAGTATGGTCAAAATTACACAGACTAAAAGTTCTTGATTTATCCTATAATGGAAAATTAATGGAGAGTGACGTCCCATCCTTAGTCGCAATTTTATCGCTACGGTCCCTATTCCTCAACGGGAATGACTTCAGCTCCAATATGACAATACAGC AACTGAGCATAATGAAGTTGGATACTCTTGACATAGGCAATAATGATATCAAAGGCACCATACCTACAG ATATCTGCAACATGAGAGATCTTCAAGTGTTATATCTCAGTGACAATCTTTTATTTGGAGAGATTCCTTCATGCATGCAAAATCTGACTTCTCTCAGAATTCTCGGTCTGTCGGAAAATAGTAGATTAATATTAAAGTTCCCCTCTCTTATCTTTGCAAAACTCACATTGTTGGAGAAACTTTCACTCGTAAATAACTCTCTTGAAGGAGTTCTGTCGCTGAGTTCCTTACAAAATCATAGACAATTGACTAAACTGGAACTTGCAAGCAGTGGTAACGACTTTCATGTGCAAACTGAGAATCCAGCAACAAATTTGCCAGCTCAGATTCAGGTTCTAGTGCTGCGAAATTGCAACCTTAATGGCAATTCAGGCATCATACCAAGTTTTTTGTTGCATTAA
- the LOC123164669 gene encoding receptor-like protein 14 isoform X1: MSNNNLSGNFPSWLIENNVNLSHLVLGSNSFEGPLPPSKVHTSLQWLDASSNRLSILPVDINTTLPNLSYISLSGNSYMGNFPSSFSYMNSLQYLDLSYNNFLDDIAAAFVGNMSNIIGLKLSGNHFYGSFSPNILLPAIKHLLLSDNEIAGKIPEKLCGSLILMTFDASNNKLTGPLPTCISALSELAILNLRGNSLAGSIPSEVCDLQKLVFLDVSKNNLSGPVHCLPDLRYLHMSRNRLNGTFPIPLYLGNNIYTMDLQENQFSGVLPKLIGKSFPKLKVLLLKGNMFEGTVPNDICSLKYLRLLDLSHNRLSGQLPLCLNIMGSDDSLFDFQPGFGTFPVLFNVIGLPDQEEFMTKGRQDKYRGNILNYMTGLDFSSNQLKGSIHESIGGMKWLRALNFSENKFDGSIPQSLSNLSDLESLDLSHNNLAGQIPSELVALQSLAVSVACNNLSGPTPGTKGQFITFDLSSYEGNPYLCGPPLKKSCFATPSIPELEENGEQDDKVGHIILFGCSAMFYMVGFWTSLGVLYFKTSWRRSWFSVVDRFGDCVLVKFFVFTKNIRSTN, from the coding sequence ATGTCTAACAACAACCTAAGTGGTAACTTCCCTTCATGGTTGATAGAAAATAATGTCAACCTATCACACTTAGTTCTGGGTAGTAACTCCTTTGAAGGTCCTCTTCCTCCATCCAAAGTACACACCAGTTTGCAATGGTTGGATGCATCTTCTAACAGGCTAAGCATATTACCTGTTGACATCAACACCACATTACCAAATCTGAGTTACATATCCTTATCAGGGAATTCTTATATGGGCAACTTTCCTTCTTCCTTTAGCTACATGAATAGTCTACAGTATTTAGACTTGTCATACAACAATTTCTTAGATGACATTGCGGCTgcttttgttggaaatatgtcAAACATCATTGGTCTAAAACTCTCTGGAAACCATTTCTATGGTTCGTTCTCTCCAAACATACTATTACCTGCCATTAAACATCTATTGCTCAGTGATAATGAAATTGCTGGGAAAATTCCTGAGAAGTTATGTGGCAGTCTGATACTTATGACATTTGATGCTAGCAATAACAAGTTGACCGGCCCGCTCCCTACTTGCATATCCGCACTCTCAGAACTTGCCATTTTGAATTTAAGAGGGAACTCATTGGCTGGATCGATTCCGTCGGAAGTATGCGACCTGCAAAAGcttgtgtttcttgatgtgtcaAAAAACAACCTTTCTGGTCCAGTGCATTGCTTACCGGATCTACGCTACCTTCATATGAGTAGAAACCGATTAAATGGAACCTTTCCTATTCCATTGTACTTGGGAAATAATATCTATACAATGGATCTCCAAGAAAACCAATTCAGTGGTGTCCTTCCAAAGCTGATAGGGAAGTCCTTCCCAAAGCTAAAAGTACTGTTATTAAAAGGCAATATGTTCGAAGGGACAGTTCCAAATGATATATGTAGTTTGAAGTATCTGCGTCTACTAGATTTGTCTCATAATAGACTATCAGGGCAGCTACCTTTATGCCTGAACATTATGGGATCCGATGACAGTTTATTTGATTTCCAACCTGGTTTTGGAACTTTTCCTGTCTTATTCAATGTCATTGGGCTGCCTGATCAAGAGGAATTCATGACCAAGGGCAGGCAGGACAAATACAGGGGAAACATACTCAACTACATGACTGGACTTGATTTCTCTTCGAACCAGTTGAAAGGATCCATTCATGAAAGTATAGGTGGCATGAAGTGGTTAAGGGCATTGAATTTCTCGGAAAACAAGTTTGATGGATCAATACCACAGTCCTTATCTAATTTAAGTGATCTGGAGAGCTTGGATCTCTCGCACAACAACTTGGCAGGCCAAATACCTTCAGAGCTAGTAGCATTACAGTCCCTTGCGGTGTCAGTGGCATGCAACAACCTTTCTGGTCCTACACCGGGAACAAAGGGGCAGTTCATCACATTTGATTTGAGCAGCTACGAAGGCAATCCGTATCTCTGTGGCCCACCATTGAAAAAGAGTTGCTTTGCGACGCCGTCGATTCCTGAGCTCGAAGAAAATGGAGAACAGGATGATAAAGTTGGTCATATCATACTGTTTGGTTGTTCGGCGATGTTCTACATGGTTGGTTTCTGGACATCCTTGGGTGTACTTTACTTTAAGACAAGCTGGCGACGGTCATGGTTTTCTGTTGTGGATAGGTTCGGTGATTGTGTACTAGTTAAGTTTTTTGTATTCACAAAAAATATTCGGAGCACCAATTGA